A region from the Funiculus sociatus GB2-C1 genome encodes:
- a CDS encoding argininosuccinate synthase, with the protein MGRATKVVLAYSGGVDTSVCIPYLKEEWGVQEVITLAADLGQGDELDPIREKALKSGASESLVIDVVERFVKDYGFPAIQANALYENRYPLATALARPLIAKILVEAAEKYGADAIAHGCTGKGNDQVRFDVSIGALNPKIKILAPAREWGMSREETIAYGERFGIPSPVKKSSPYSLDRNLLGLAIEAGPLEDPWTEPPEEVFALTKAIADTPNEPEYVEIGFEKGLPTTLNGENLSPVALITKLNELAGNHGVGRIDMIENRLVGIKSREVYESPAMLVLIDAHRDLESLTLTADVTRYKRGIEETYSQLVYNGLWYSPLKAALDAFIQQTQERVTGTVRVKLFKGNAMIVGRNSDNSLYSHDLATYGAEDQFDHKAAEGFIYVWGLPTRVWSQKAD; encoded by the coding sequence TGGGTCGTGCTACTAAAGTGGTGCTGGCATATTCAGGTGGAGTCGATACCTCCGTCTGTATCCCATACCTTAAAGAGGAGTGGGGAGTACAAGAAGTGATTACCCTGGCGGCGGATCTAGGACAGGGTGATGAACTAGATCCAATCCGGGAAAAAGCCTTAAAATCGGGTGCGAGTGAATCGCTAGTAATTGATGTAGTCGAGAGATTCGTCAAAGATTATGGATTTCCGGCGATTCAGGCGAATGCACTTTACGAAAATCGCTATCCCTTAGCGACTGCTTTGGCTCGTCCGTTGATTGCGAAAATATTAGTAGAAGCTGCCGAAAAATACGGTGCAGATGCGATCGCGCACGGTTGCACTGGCAAAGGTAACGATCAGGTGCGCTTTGATGTGTCGATTGGCGCACTTAATCCCAAAATCAAAATCTTAGCACCAGCCAGGGAATGGGGCATGAGCCGCGAGGAAACAATTGCCTACGGCGAACGCTTCGGGATTCCATCGCCAGTGAAAAAGTCTTCGCCTTACAGCCTTGACCGCAATTTGCTTGGCTTAGCAATTGAGGCTGGCCCTCTGGAAGATCCGTGGACGGAACCGCCGGAAGAAGTTTTTGCGCTCACCAAAGCGATCGCGGATACACCCAACGAGCCAGAATATGTTGAGATTGGCTTCGAGAAAGGCTTACCTACTACCCTTAACGGCGAAAACCTCTCGCCAGTGGCTCTAATTACTAAACTCAACGAGCTAGCTGGAAACCACGGTGTCGGACGCATCGACATGATCGAAAACCGCCTTGTGGGTATCAAATCGCGGGAAGTCTACGAATCTCCCGCAATGCTGGTATTAATCGACGCGCACCGCGACTTAGAAAGCTTGACTCTGACCGCAGATGTCACCCGCTACAAGCGAGGCATTGAAGAAACTTACAGTCAGTTAGTCTATAACGGTCTGTGGTATAGTCCGCTAAAAGCCGCTCTGGATGCCTTCATTCAACAAACACAAGAGCGGGTGACAGGAACAGTGCGGGTTAAACTCTTTAAAGGCAACGCGATGATTGTGGGACGCAACTCTGACAATTCTCTCTACAGCCATGACTTAGCTACCTATGGCGCTGAAGATCAGTTTGACCACAAGGCAGCTGAAGGCTTTATCTACGTTTGGGGATTGCCTACTCGCGTTTGGTCGCAGAAAGCGGATTAA